GAATACTACCAGGTAACAGTTTTGCACCCACAAACCAGCGcctcgtaatttgtgggaattgcttGACAGGTGCATAGACGTCTGGTGCCACACACCTCCAGAAACATACAAAGGCCTTGTACCTATGCCACACAGAATCATTGCTGTACcatgttccaaaggtggaccaacacactatAAGCAGGTGGTCAAAATGGTTTGGTTCATCTGTGTAATATACAATAAGCCTCTTGATTCCCAGTCCCTGTGCCGAGGAACACATACTGTAGTACTTCTATCAAATAAACCATGCCACCTACTGATTTTTTCTGATGTTATACATAATTTGTAACATTCACAAGCTTACAAATGTGATGCTTTTACGTGTGTTATAGTTATTAGTTTCATTCTACTGCAACAAATTTACTTCTAGGTATGATCCATCTGTGCCAATAATGAGCCAATGCATCAGTAAATGAAGTACAAGgtaccatcatcatcataataataataataatcatcaccaCCCAGTCAGCCAGCCACTCTTGTACCAgtaaatcttctttccttcttgtcctatagtttatttatttattatctctgAAGGCATGTTATTTGGTCCTATGCAATTCGAAACTTTGTGCTTTTGCCTACAAGCAGTAAAATGAACAGCATTCTAAACTTTCAATGACATTAGCACTTTCACCTGCGGTTGCAATACTTTCAATAGTTACATCGTTACTGAGAACCAAGTCATCCAAGTCAACTGTACTGGATACTCAATGGTAATATAAAATAACATCCTATGCAGGAAAATTACTTCCTTCAAGTATTTCATTTCAGATTTTATCTCCCCGAGTCTGATGAATACTAATATAACTGCTCTGTTCTAACTAAAATGGCTTTTCAGTATCAAAAGTAATCTCATTTGGTATAACTGTGATACCAGCCATGCAATAATTTACAAGAACATGCTTGCTGACATGTAACAGTAATAGGTAATTTCatagttgccacaagtttccccaagtgaaattccctgatatttccctgatttccagatgAGTATTAGCACTTTTCCCTGAGAAGTGTTGcgatctcaagggtaagttaagatgtaagttgacaatctgtctttgcagctatggtacaatagtgcaaacaaggaaatatctacaaaaaacttgcaagcagatggcgcTTCCTGATGTgaccaaaaatcttaagtactaacatcaacattttTTGTGATGAACTATTTTTAGATGGAGGAAGCAAGCCagatggtatgtgtgtttcattaagaccgctgatgttattttatttcaataaaacgaaagtcatttggtgacaaaaatacgtaTTTCCTTGGATTTGCAAGCcggatttaaaatatcttcaccgatttcagaaataacctcagtaAAAAGTAGGCTCCCTCAAAGAAATGTATAAGGTAGGGAAGAATTATGTAAACCACTGTAGGTGacagccaataaaatgttggttctactatgttcgttattgtcagttattacccactgtgttataactattattttacaggtattgtgagagttttcttttgagaaatgaatAAGAACTCAGCATAAAAACCACCACTGACTGACATCATTTTCTTCTTATCAtatatactttctaatatataaactacttttgaagtgtgcAAAATACACTAGAACAAATAAAACGTCTATAAACCGCCATGATGTACAACGcacttgtggtgagacagtcgcaatttctgaaatccatcacccatggtctctggcctgctgaggagcaccgcagtcctgggtccatggaaaAATCATGAAAATCcgctgcattatgccacacacaatcAGACCTGGCCTGCGGGCAGATGGTGAGACTACACCCGACGGGGAGGGCCTGCACATCGGTGGGAAACGAATAGCTTCAGTTCGGCAGGCCCAATCCATTACTGATACCCGCAGAAATGGCCTCAGGTTTTGGCCCGTCATGGAAATCCACTTGTGTGGCCAGATATTCACaagccacagacagcatgttgataaaatgagaccacagtgatcaatcTATGCAACAGGTAActagttcaaatactctgagaatcaatgataatgaggataggtagaaacttactgtaaagatgattgctgagccccAGGCAGacatgtagaaaagacaatcacactcacaactaaattttcagccatagctttcgTCAAAAAAtgtgagcacacacacattcacaccaccactcagacacaactcatgcacacatgaccaccgtcTCCGGCCACTGCATCTGCAGCCTCTGAGAATCTCCAAGCAAAacactcctcatgcctccctgcctctcatcagcagctgctaggctagcggcaagaagtgaaggcagcactgactgcaagctgaagagagtggtAAGAAGGGGAGAAGCAACAGGAATGAGGGAGTGGAGAAGTGGCACACATACTCATCTGCACCCAGCCAGCAACGATCCATGACagccaaaaatgagatttttccagccttttttttttttttttttttttaagttttcctaatatttccctgatttccctgatgtgtttgaaattccctgatttccagaacctgtgacaACACTGAATATTTCAACAGTGAAACAAAATACATTTTACAGTTGCTATAGGAACTTTATGTTTTTTGTCACTATTTTCATGTAAGTCTAATAAAATTTTCTaagtaaaaatactgaaaattgtaaGACACCTGTGAGATGCACATACAAAAGGCAGAGCCTGGCAGAACAAATTTCTAGAAATGGGAGGTTTACTTTGTTTTCAATTAAGCCCTTGTTTTACTCCAAGAAGTCTTTCACATGACATCAGAGAAATCAACAAACCCATTCATGTTGCCTccttttatttgtaaatattttccttCAGGTAAATGATGTTAATTTTGAGCATATTCATTTGTACAGAGATATAGTCAGAATTTAATATCTATCCTGCTTCAAAGGATTAAGAACTTCACCAGCGTGCTACTTGGTGCTGTGCAACAACCAATGGGCTACTTGTCTGATTTATAAGAAGAAGAGCAGGCAGTTAACTACCAAACAGAGTGCTAATGATTTTCTACTGGAGATTCTCAGAGAACTTTAGTGTATAAACAAACTGTCATTTGGAACAACACTATCTCATTAGACATGTTGTTCAAAAACTGGGAGAACATTGCAAGATTTTTGTCAGCAAAATAATATATTGCATGAAACAACAAAGATGCATGGTCAatatcatcattccattaataTGACAATTGTTTTCCAATACAAATACAAAGAGACTTGCCCCATGGTACCATATGTTTTTTGTAACACCAGCCTAAAATTGTGTATATATGAAAGGAAATTAAACTCCTAAAATGGACTACATCGTTAACAAGTTTTACCTTACTTCTCAGCACATTTGTTGCACACTGCAATGTATTCAgcaatggaaaaatgaatttaGCAGTTTTCTCGGACAAATATTGAGCATTATTGTCAGTCCTATTATATGCGAGATAAATAATTAGGGTAGCAATTATCTGAACCAATCCATGCCCCAACAGTACCACAAAATGATTTGAGGGGATAGATCTTATTTACTAATTTTCAGTACACATATTTAACAAATACACTGTTTTTGGTCAATACTTAGTCTTAACTTCCTGCTGAAAAAAGTTATTTCAACAAATGCTTTGAAACAATAGATCTTGTTTCTTAGTATGCAACAAACACACATCACAAAAATAGTGATTATTGTACAATACTTGTTAACATTCTACTGAAAAACCGTATAGTTTCAATGTATACAACTCAAAATGATCTCACCATAAATGCACAATTTAACCACAGTGCATCAATTTAATGACCTTGTACCATGTTAACAAATCTGGAATATGCAGATTTAAAAGCATTTATCACAGCAAAAATGCTTGCTAGTGTAACAACTATTACAGAAACTATCTGCATTAATGTATTTGAATGTCTTGTGAACCATCCTGAATAAATACCAAGTATCGTTGACGCTATTCCAATGGCAAATGTAATAATGCCAAAAACATTGTGTGCAAATTTAACTTTAGCTGGTTTAATTATGTCTTTCAAGCGCGTTGTATACAATGCGGCAACGCCTCCACTGCTGGTTATTCCAACAAATATCACAGAAACTAGACCCACTATTCCATGAAGAGATTGAAAGTgtaattttccttttctgtttttattaataaatattatcaaaaatcCTGCAAAAATACAGGCAGCAGCTATGGCCTGCAATACCCAATGAGCTGTTATGCGGTTTCTCCTGTTCAGTCTTGAAGTCAGCCAGTTCCCAGTTGAAATCGCCAAAACTGCCTCACCCATGAAGAGCAGTGACTGTTAACAACAATTTATAAATGTTAATACAAGTGAAAAATGACGACAACGATGTACATCTAATGTGCTTATTGTACAAGTAACAGGCCAAGTAAAATCTGTTCATTAAAgctgaaatataaatttaaatactgTTACTGTAACAATGGGAAAAAAGAGGAAGCACCTCTAAGAGTGCCCTCCCCTATAGAGCCAGATAATCATTATGAATTGCTACTGTCTTAACCAAGCCCTCACATTAGAAATGGTTGGATAGATAAAAGCCTTAACATCAAATCATTTGTATAAACATTATGGtatgtagcaatctatcttttcctactttgttcacattcctacctggagtttccattgtttgaccttTAAGAAGTGTTATTTCTAaacaaatttcctaattttttttaaataatgtattcatgaatgaacaaaatacaaatgtaaatgaatgCTGAAGACCTGAAACAGGAATGTATAGCTTTTCAcaaaatttactgtttttttttattttttttaataaagtagttgttgttgttgctgtggtcttctgcttggtgtattcatctcttggtctccccataTGATTTctgccctccatgctgccctccaatactaaattcgtgatccctcaatgcctcagaacatttcccaccaactgatcccttcttctagtcaagttgcgcctcaaattcctcttctccccaattctattcagtacttcctcattggttacgtgatctacccatctaatcttcagcattcttctgtagcaccacattcgaaaacttctattctcttcttgtctaaactatttatcatcaatgtttcacttccatacatggctacattccatacaaatactttcagaaaagacttcctgacacttaaatctattctcgatgtaaacaaatttcttttcttcagaaacgctttccttgccactggcagtctacattttatatcctctctactttgaccatcatcagttattttgattcccaaatagcaaaactaatttactactttaagtgtctcatttcctaatctaattccttccgcATCATTCGATTTAAtttcctttatccttgttttgcttttgttgctgttcatcctcctttcaagacactttccattctgaATTCCTTTTCAAAGTCCGTTGCTgttcctgacagaattacagtgtcatcggcaaacctaaaagtttttatttcttctgcatggattttaattcctactccaaatttttctgttgtttcctttactgcttgctcaatatacagattgaataacatcagggataacctacatccctgtctcactcccttcccaaccactgcttccctttcatacccctcgactcttataactgccatctggtttctgtacaatttgtaaatagtctttcgctccctgtatttgacctctgtcaccttcagaatttgaaagagtatgccagataacattgtcgaaagctttctcttagtctgcaAATGTAGGATTgcttttccttaacccatcttctaaaatAATTCGtggggtcagaattgcctcaagtgttccaacaattctacggaatccaaactgattctccccaaggtcagcttcttccagtttttccatttgtctgtaaagaatttgtgttattattttgcatccacgactttttaaactgatagtccagtaattttcacaccagccaacatctgctttctttgggattggaattattatattcttcttgaagtctgatggtatttcgcctgtctcatacatcttgctcatcagatggtagagttttgtcaggactggctctcccaaggctgtcagtagctctaatggaacgttgtctacgcctgggaccttgttttgacttaggactttctgtgttctgtcaaactcttcacgcagtatcataactcatcttcatctacgtcctcttccatttccataatactgccctcaagtactttgcccttgtatagaccatctatatactacttccacctttctgccttctcttctttgcttagaactggttttccatctgagttcttgatattcatacacgtggttctcttttctccaaaggtctctttaattttattgtAGGCAGTAtacatcttacccctagtgagataagcctctacatccttacacttgtcctctagccatgtcagcttagccattttgcacttcctgtcgatcttatatttgagatgtttgtattcctttttgcctgcttgacttactgcatttttatattttcccctttcatcaattaaattcaatacctctcctgttacccaaggatttctatgagtccttgtctttttacctacttgatcctctgctgccttaactatttcatctctcaaagctacccattcttcttctactgtatttctttcccctgttcttgtcaatcgttctctaatgctctctctgaaactctctacaacctgtggtactttcattttatccaggtcccatatccttaaattcccacatttttgcggtttcttaagttttaatctacagtttataaccaacaggttgtgatcagagtccacatctgcccctaaaaatgtcttacaatttcaaacctggttcctaaatctctgtcttaaaaaTCTCTCTCCTATAAAGTTGAGTTAAAGTAATAAGACTGCACCTATAGACAATTATGTTCAATAATTTTTCCAGTGCCcttaaaaaatgaaatttcaacGTAGATGAAACTCATCATTGGTGATGATACAAACTACACTCTTACTTCAAAGCCTGTCACCTGTGGGTCTAACAAGGTTATCTCAACTTTAAATTGGATGTCGAACTGCTGCTGTCTGAGTGCCTGGtcaacaatttttgtgtttcatttcttGTCTACTACAATACGATGGATATTACATGTCCATAGAAAAAGAGCTTTCTGATTCTCTGCCTACATGAGCCATTGGCACTGTATTTTCTCAATTTCAAGAGAAGAATTATTTGAAATGTTTCGGaattagtgaaaaaaaaagatgACGGGAGTACTTAAAGTTGTATATCTTCAGTGAGTCAAAcaatacagaaactggacagtagctgactacAGATGTGTAATGCATTATGATGAGTTGCAGTATTGCCTCCTTTCAAATGATTCAAGGTGTCCAGTACACAGAGCCCCCAATGAGGAGTTTAGCTCACAGTGTGTGTAGGTTGTATTTTAAGTGGGAGATGGTTCTGCTATGTTTtggacttttctttttttctttaccaGACACTCTCATTCAGGTTACCATGAAAATTAAGCAGGATGTTTATTTTAACTTTCCCGGTAatcaagtgttgccctttcttttaCATTTTCATGATGATTATACTGTGGACTATGTCTTTTTAGATGACAACTTCCATGTCAATGGTGTACTTCAGTGTATCTTGCCAAGTTCTACACTATAAGACCAAAATTCTCCATCCAGCTTTGGTTGTACGAAGATCACTGAACTAACATCTCACCCATAATGGTTACCTTATCAGTGAAACATGAAATATGAATGTTGCAACATTTTAATCCTATCAGTGAGTCCAAAATGAAACAGGTCAGTAAACACGGAATTAAAAACTAAGATTAATAGTACAAGTGAACATTACATGCCTGATGGTAATTTACTCATTTGATTATCATTCCATACAGTAAATGTGTCACTGTAGGAATCTCTCTACAACTTCTTAATTTCACCTGATACTGAAGTAGTGACAGGCTTTAAAATCTCAGATCGGTGTTAAGCCTTGCTTTTGCACTTGATAAAGTAAAACACAAATCTCTATTTTTGTTGCATCTGAGGTAAAGGTGGCTCTATCTTTAATATGCTAAAGGACAAATCACTAACCCAATTTACAATTGAAATCAGTGACTTATTACAAAAACTGAATACATGGCACCACTTCTTTTCTTATTCTTAATTTGTTGGATATTTTCCAAGAGAAGACTTGTAATAGGGTAATAATTAGTTTGCTTTCGTCTAGTCACTTAATAGCTGGGCTAGGTAATAGTTGTAATATACAGTCTTCTCAGTATTATTGTAATTCTTATAATTGTTTGATCATATTTTATGCTACCACCTGGTTACAACTGCTACTTCTCACAGACAGTATGGTCTATTTATATTTTCCACGATTATCCTAATGTACCTTTTTCCCTCAGCTGgcatgtacagttttttttttttgtttttcccctgTTTGAGTGTCGCTCAGCGTCAAACTACAAGTGTGAACATTCAGCAGTTCAATTCCCAGTCTGTTCTACAATTTTATTTCCTCTTCTAAACTAACTGCTTGTGTAGTTGAAAGGTCAGAGAATGGCAAGGGCAATCAATTCTAACAACACCATGCCTAGTATGCCACAGTGGTGTTCAAATCAATTTCGAGGGCGAGTGCAGCTTCAGTAAGTTCTCAAAAACCTTATTTCCATTCAGGAGATGGAACTGATGGAATCACTTTAATCTCTTCATAAATCAACTCGAAAGCTTCACTGGCCTTCTTAACAGGGGCAAAAAAACGAGACATAGTCGATGATGATGATTTTAATGCAGATTTTCGTAAGTACTTTCCCAATAAGCATGTactgcagtcagtaacactatcattcgaCTAAGCTCGTGGCGTACACTTCCCAACTAGGGTAGCTaactgctcacaaacagccattgatgatATCTTAATAGGGaggtctaatgaacaaaattatgcTATAAAACAAACAGACAATGGACTCTCAGAGCATGACATGTAGATTTTTTTGaagttaatactgaacaggatataataTCTATTGTAGTCTTCAGTATGAAGACTATTtgctgcagctctctatgctacgcCATCCagagcaagcctcttcatatccgaataattactgcaagcttTTTCAACTTGCTTACTGCATCCATCtgtctgtctccctctacaattttttccttCCTTACTTCCCACCAGCCCAAATTGGCACTCCCTTGATGTTACAGAATGTCTTATCAACTGATcctctcttttagtcaagttatgcccgAAATTTCTTTtgttcccagttctattcagtacctcgtcattggttacatggtctacccatctaatcttcagcattcttctactaAATCTGAATTCAAGAGGGTAGTCAAGCCAAATTTGATTATTGTGGCAACGGAAGTGATGTATACTGTGCTCACAGCGTGAATGATGAA
This sequence is a window from Schistocerca serialis cubense isolate TAMUIC-IGC-003099 chromosome 7, iqSchSeri2.2, whole genome shotgun sequence. Protein-coding genes within it:
- the LOC126412374 gene encoding transmembrane reductase CYB561D2-like, coding for MASAFPDVSPANDPLKDEDGYDEVLQLEPQDKKPNTKNPKSRWRTVIIMSNTSHILMLLFTVYVLILSFGDYSFFSWHPALMTLGSLLFMGEAVLAISTGNWLTSRLNRRNRITAHWVLQAIAAACIFAGFLIIFINKNRKGKLHFQSLHGIVGLVSVIFVGITSSGGVAALYTTRLKDIIKPAKVKFAHNVFGIITFAIGIASTILGIYSGWFTRHSNTLMQIVSVIVVTLASIFAVINAFKSAYSRFVNMVQGH